The following coding sequences are from one Gigantopelta aegis isolate Gae_Host chromosome 15, Gae_host_genome, whole genome shotgun sequence window:
- the LOC121389946 gene encoding uncharacterized protein LOC121389946 yields the protein MFKTVKSAIEPIRTLDYLRAIYSLTEVWLQDRPRKAKWKTKGKESRWDDPNNGDPKSRRKPNQEKIEEKLKVDIPRCLQLNKVPDMYLHEVKVLNSYISEGKDPEKLKDLRKQVHIRKCLQHFLQGVQMHDALSGEDEIEMDRRLQNEQQIMNKIKELSEKFRCLGTLGSPKEESSSKGMCAAICTDGASLPILPELMDFSSTDNESFTSSSSTDQRFLSTPSADSSQFCLSNIPSPSHASTDQSPSHGSTDQSPSHVSTDQSPLDQCPSHSCTTQSPSHVSTAQSPSHVSTDQSPLDQCPSYICTAQSPIHVSTAQSPSHVFTDEASSSVTTDTSPFHNSTDQSPSRISTDQSPFHVATEQYPSPISTERKHSHIFADQSPLPISVEQSAFHLSIDQSPFDVDKGQSPSAISTERIPSHLSYLTTRANPGSRRESERISSYDDQTRLANTALKDLNSLLNKCLETINKNQDLIFQPPLTDTQTTEKELRIPCNWEASPLPSTADHDSTRRDESLCVLHAGGNERHDLQMQTSSSVNDDTTIDYYFPDEAMVGVDTSVNGMGTLSVDTCDGDMNTFLEELLSETFNDPAARIPL from the coding sequence ATGTTCAAAACTGTGAAATCGGCCATTGAGCCGATTCGAACTCTTGACTATTTGCGGGCGATATACTCTCTGACGGAGGTCTGGCTGCAGGATCGACCTCGCAAGGCTAAGTGGAAGACGAAAGGGAAAGAGTCCAGGTGGGACGATCCAAACAACGGAGATCCAAAGAGTAGGAGAAAACCAAATCAAgagaaaatagaagaaaaactCAAAGTTGACATTCCACGCTGTTTGCAGCTGAATAAAGTTCCAGATATGTATCTGCATGAAGTCAAAGTCCTAAATTCCTACATCAGTGAAGGCAAAGATCCAGAAAAATTGAAGGATCTAAGGAAACAGGTACACATTCGAAAATGTCTGCAACATTTTTTGCAAGGTGTCCAGATGCATGATGCCCTTTCTGGCGAGGACGAAATAGAGATGGACAGACGACTTCAGAACGAGCAACAAATTATGAACAAAATTAAGGAACTAAGTGAGAAATTTCGATGCTTAGGAACGTTAGGCTCTCCAAAAGAAGAAAGTTCATCTAAGGGAATGTGTGCTGCCATCTGCACTGATGGTGCGAGTTTGCCAATATTACCAGAACTGATGGATTTCTCGTCAACAGATAATGAATCATTTACATCGAGCTCGTCAACAGACCAACGATTTCTGTCCACCCCATCGGCAGATTCAAGTCAATTCTGTCTGTCTAACATTCCAAGTCCATCACATGCTTCCACAGATCAAAGTCCATCACATGGTTCAACAGATCAAAGTCCATCACATGTTTCAACAGATCAGAGTCCATTAGATCAGTGTCCATCACATAGTTGCACAACACAAAGTCCATCACATGTTTCCACAGCTCAAAGTCCATCACATGTTTCAACAGATCAGAGCCCATTAGATCAATGTCCATCATATATTTGTACAGCACAAAGTCCAATACATGTTTCCACAGCTCAAAGTCCCTCACATGTTTTTACAGACGAGGCTTCATCCAGCGTAACAACAGATACAAGTCCATTTCACAATTCTACAGACCAAAGTCCATCTCGGATCTCTACAGACCAAAGTCCATTCCATGTAGCTACAGAACAATATCCATCTCCGATTTCTACAGAACGAAAACATTCTCACATTTTTGCAGACCAAAGTCCACTTCCGATTTCTGTGGAACAAAGTGCATTCCATTTGAGTATAGACCAAAGTCCATTCGATGTGGACAAAGGCCAAAGTCCATCAGCTATTTCTACAGAGCGGATTCCATCACACCTATCCTACCTAACGACAAGAGCCAACCCTGGAAGCAGACGAGAAAGTGAACGAATAAGTTCCTACGATGATCAGACTCGTTTAGCTAACACAGCTCTCAAAGATCTAAATTCGTTATTAAATAAGTGCTTGGAAACGATCAATAAAAACCAAGACTTGATATTTCAACCACCAttgacagacacacaaacaactGAAAAAGAACTAAGGATTCCTTGTAACTGGGAAGCATCTCCTTTACCCTCAACAGCAGACCACGATTCGACCAGACGAGACGAGTCATTATGTGTCTTACACGCGGGAGGGAACGAGAGACACGATCTTCAGATGCAGACATCATCATCGGTCAACGACGATACTACAATAGATTATTATTTTCCAGACGAGGCAATGGTTGGTGTAGATACGTCAGTGAACGGTATGGGGACTCTGTCTGTGGATACATGTGATGGAGACATGAATACATTCCTTGAGGAACTTCTGTCAGAAACTTTTAATGATCCTGCAGCCAGAATCCCATTGTAG